A genomic stretch from Lathyrus oleraceus cultivar Zhongwan6 chromosome 2, CAAS_Psat_ZW6_1.0, whole genome shotgun sequence includes:
- the LOC127123614 gene encoding uncharacterized protein LOC127123614 — MDLLNADVLELKGMMRELFSVVQGLALGQKAMSERLERIEKRLIMEKVQEKALSSEVNKPSGTVAEKPSDSGPFKKKVEPVGVPAKKERSKDRYHPYAATVSTPVSKSPVQQQQLPPQQKTPGAKSQVKKKNEDRQMEPYLLLIMLMPPSLQKSVY, encoded by the exons atggatcttctcaacgccgatgtccttgagctgaaagggatgatgagggagttgttcagtgttgtgcaagggcttgccttgggacagaaggccatgtctgaaagattggaaaggattgagaaaCGGTTGATAATGGAGAAAGTTCAGGAGAAGGCTCtgtcctccgaagtgaacaaaccttctggtactgtagcagagaaaccctccgacagtggtccattcaagaagaaggttgagccagttggtgtgcctgcaaagaaagaacgtagcaaagatcgttatcatccttacGCTGCCACCGTATCCACTCCTGTCAGCAAATCACCTgttcaacagcaacaactgccacctcaacagaagacaccaggggctaagagccaggtgaagaagaagaatgaggatcgtca GATGGAGCCTTACCTGCTGTTGATAATGCTTATGCCGCCGTCACTACAGAAGAGTGTGTattga